One part of the Phragmites australis chromosome 3, lpPhrAust1.1, whole genome shotgun sequence genome encodes these proteins:
- the LOC133912358 gene encoding probable pectinesterase 67, whose protein sequence is MARPCLLPFLLAAAAVLSWAPGGALAKSKLAKKSDDIVNGPLLTEKIKAKRTLIVGPDEEFKTVQSAIDAVPAGNSEWVIVHLRSGVYSGKVVIPENKPFIFVRGNGKGRTSISHESASPDNAESAAFTVNADNVIVFGITFRNSARAGLIANSEIRTVAAMVAGDKVAFYHCAFYSPHDTLFDSAGRHYYESCYIQGNIDFIFGGGQSMFQCPEIFVKPDRRTEILGSITAQNRKEEDSGGFVFLKGKVYGVGEVYLGRVTDPLSRVIFSDTYLSKTINPAGWTSYGYAGSTGNVMLAEFNCTGPGADASKRAPWSRRLTKDEASKYLTVDFINGKEWLPAYYY, encoded by the exons ATGGCCCGCCCGTGCCTCCTCCCCTTCCtgctcgccgccgcggcggtgcTCTCGTGGGCGCCCGGCGGCGCGCTCGCCAAGTCGAAGTTGGCCAAGAAGAGCGACGACATCGTCAACGGGCCCCTCCTCACCGAAAAGATCAAGGCGAAGCGTACGCTGATTGTCGGCCCGGACGAGGAGTTCAAGACCGTGCAGTCCGCCATCGACGCCGTGCCTGCCGGCAACTCCGAGTGGGTCATCGTCCACCTCCGCTCCGGCGTCTACAG TGGGAAAGTCGTTATCCCGGAGAACAAGCCGTTCATCTTCGTGAGGGGCAATGGCAAGGGCCGGACCTCCATCTCCCACGAGTCCGCCTCCCCCGACAATGCCGAGTCCGCCGCGTTCACCGTGAACGCGGACAACGTCATCGTCTTCGGCATCACATTCAGG AACAGCGCCCGCGCCGGGCTGATCGCCAACTCGGAGATCCGCACGGTGGCGGCCATGGTAGCCGGCGACAAGGTGGCCTTCTACCACTGCGCGTTCTACAGCCCCCACGACACCCTCTTCGACAGCGCCGGCCGCCACTACTACGAGAGCTGCTACATCCAGGGCAACATCGATTTCATCTTCGGCGGCGGCCAGTCCATGTTCCAG TGCCCGGAGATCTTCGTGAAGCCCGACCGGCGGACGGAAATCCTGGGGTCCATCACCGCGCAGAACCGCAAGGAGGAGGACAGCGGCGGCTTCGTGTTCCTCAAGGGCAAGGTGTACGGCGTCGGGGAGGTGTACCTGGGCCGCGTCACCGACCCCCTCTCGCGCGTCATCTTCTCCGACACCTACCTCTCCAAGACCATCAACCCCGCCGGGTGGACCAGCTACGGCTACGCCGGCAGCACCGGGAACGTGATGCTCGCGGAGTTCAACTGCACGGGGCCGGGCGCCGACGCGTCGAAGCGCGCGCCGTGGTCGCGGCGGCTCACCAAGGACGAGGCGTCCAAGTACCTCACCGTCGACTTCATCAACGGCAAGGAGTGGCTGCCGGCGTACTACTACTGA
- the LOC133911013 gene encoding GDSL esterase/lipase At4g16230-like codes for MCPPHELRHRSASHLAVLACLAVLAGTCVAGVGMPACFIFGDSLVDAGNNNYIVSLSKANYPPNGIDFPGHQPTGRYTNGRTIVDILGQEMGMGGFVPPYMAPETTGDAVLRGVNYASGGGGILNQTGSIFGGRLNLDAQIDNYANNRHDLIARHGEVAAVSLLRGALFSVTMGSNDFINNYLTPIISVPERATTPPAAFINAMIAKYRQQLTRLYLLDARKILAVNVGPIGCIPYQRETNPSTGAGCAEFPNQLAQSFNRRLKALVNELGATLPGSRFVYADVYHIFSDIIANYRSHGFEVVDSACCYVSGRFGGLVPCGPTSLYCADRSKYVFWDPYHPSDATNALIARRILDGGPADIFPVNVRQLITT; via the exons ATGTGTCCTCCGCACGAGCTGCGACACAGGTCGGCGTCTCACCTCGCTGTACTGGCCTGCCTCGCCGTGCTCGCTGGTACTTGCGTTGCTGGTGTTGGTATGCCGGCGTGCTTCATCTTCGGGGACTCGCTCGTCGACGCCGGCAATAACAACTACATCGTCTCCCTGTCGAAGGCCAACTATCCCCCGAACGGCATCGACTTCCCCGGCCACCAGCCCACCGGCCGGTACACCAACGGCCGGACCATCGTCGACATTCTAG GGCAAGAGATGGGGATGGGAGGGTTTGTTCCACCGTACATGGCCCCGGAGACCACCGGCGACGCCGTGCTGAGAGGTGTCAACTACGCGTCCGGCGGCGGAGGCATCCTGAACCAAACCGGGAGTATCTTC GGTGGGCGCTTGAACTTGGACGCCCAGATTGACAACTACGCGAACAACCGGCACGACCTTATCGCACGGCacggggaggtggcggcggtgagCCTGCTTCGGGGCGCGCTCTTCTCGGTCACCATGGGTTCCAACGACTTCATCAACAACTACCTCACGCCCATCATCTCCGTGCCGGAGCGCGCCACGACGCCGCCGGCGGCCTTCATCAACGCCATGATCGCCAAGTACCGGCAGCAGCTCACA AGGCTGTACCTTCTGGACGCCCGTAAGATATTGGCGGTGAACGTGGGGCCCATCGGCTGCATCCCGTACCAGAGGGAGACGAACCCGTCGACCGGCGCGGGCTGCGCCGAGTTCCCGAACCAGCTTGCCCAGTCCTTCAACCGGAGGCTCAAGGCCCTGGTGAACGAGCTTGGCGCCACCCTCCCCGGCTCCCGCTTCGTCTACGCCGACGTCTACCACATCTTCTCCGACATCATCGCCAACTACAGATCACACG GGTTCGAGGTGGTGGACTCGGCGTGCTGCTACGTGAGCGGGCGGTTCGGCGGGCTGGTGCCGTGCGGGCCGACGTCGCTGTACTGCGCGGACAGATCCAAGTACGTGTTCTGGGACCCCTACCACCCCAGCGACGCCACCAACGCGCTCATCGCTCGCCGGATCCTCGACGGCGGCCCCGCCGACATCTTCCCGGTCAACGTGCGCCAGCTGATCACGACCTGA
- the LOC133910525 gene encoding uncharacterized protein LOC133910525 — protein sequence MARLLTEAEKDAEIERLLKATADQEAELQRLRRVDITHQQAPITPVAHAVADAQAVALSEATTIASLHAQAVTVLSIKSLVPVVLDLHSPHYSKWRGLFLLAVGKYALSDHVFSDAAAPDNAAWARMECTVLGWLYGTITSKLLDIVMTPTATARIIWVALEQQFLGNRETRALHLDAEFRNFAQGDLSVSDYCRKMKGMADALGDIGEAIQDRTLVLAVLRGLNEKFSYMTALLKRQRPFPSFLEVRSDLLLEELTMASKPGSTSTALIASSGNRGSTTGAGSSIGGQHGGAPQSSSSRASSNSSATRNNRKNNNRGGRNNSSSSGNSFGGNNGTSSGQMGWPSFFNPWTGTVQVWPHARPPASILGPRPNAPQQQTQRAQAFTVTHPSGYPATAAGAPTPTPTMAPPGLWGPMSLPGSWD from the coding sequence ATGGCTCGTCTCCTGACTGAGGCAGAGAAGGACGCCGAGATCGAACGCCTTCTCAAGGCCACCGCCGATCAAGAGGCAGAGCTCCAGCGTCTTCGCCGGGTCGACATCACCCATCAGCAAGCTCCGATCACGCCCGTCGCGCACGCCGTGGCCGATGCTCAGGCCGTGGCTCTCTCTGAAGCCACCACCATCGCCTCTCTCCACGCACAGGCGGTCACCGTCCTCAGCATCAAGTCCCTCGTCCCCGTCGTCCTCGACTTGCACTCGCCTCACTACTCCAAGTGGCGTGGGCTCTTTCTCCTCGCCGTGGGCAAGTATGCCCTCAGCGACCACGTCTTTTCTGATGCTGCTGCCCCTGACAACGCCGCCTGGGCACGGATGGAGTGCACCGTCCTCGGCTGGCTCTATGGCACCATCACCTCCAAGCTCCTCGACATCGTCATGACTCCCACTGCCACGGCTCGGATCATTTGGGTTGCCCTCGAGCAGCAGTTTCTCGGGAACCGAGAGACCCGCGCCTTGCATCTTGATGCAGAATTCCGCAATTTCGCTCAAGGCGATCTCTCCGTCTCCGACTACTGTCGCAAGATGAAAGGGATGGCCGATGCTCTCGGTGACATAGGCGAGGCCATCCAAGATCGCACCCTCGTCCTCGCCGTTTTGCGCGGATTAAACGAGAAATTCTCGTATATGACCGCGCTACTCAAGCGACAACGTCCGTTTCCCTCCTTCCTCGAGGTTCGCTCGGATCTTCTTCTTGAGGAGCTTACCATGGCGTCGAAGCCCGGCTCCACGTCTACCGCCCTTATCGCCTCCTCCGGCAATAGGGGATCAACTACGGGTGCCGGCTCTTCCATCGGTGGTCAGCACGGTGGAGCACCCCAGTCTAGCAGCAGTCGTGCATCCTCCAACTCCTCTGCCACCCGCAACAACCGCAAGAACAACAACCGGGGCGGCCGCAACAACAGCAGCTCCTCCGGCAACTCCTTCGGCGGCAACAATGGCACCTCCTCTGGCCAGATGGGCTGGCCCTCCTTCTTCAACCCCTGGACGGGCACTGTCCAGGTCTGGCCGCATGCACGGCCACCGGCGTCCATCCTCGGCCCTCGGCCGAACGCTCCACAGCAACAGACCCAGCGCGCTCAGGCGTTCACGGTGACCCATCCGTCTGGTTATCCGGCTACCGCAGCCGGTGCGCCAACACCCACGCCCACAATGGCGCCTCCGGGCCTCTGGGGCCCCATGTCTCTTCCCGGCTCCTGGGATTAG